A single genomic interval of Hafnia alvei harbors:
- the lptE gene encoding LPS assembly lipoprotein LptE, with protein MRHRTMTSLLKVAVLGLAVLTAGCGFHLRGNTSVPTEFQKITFDTSDPYGPLSRSIREQLRLSGITIVDPKADDSKTTGSASSTSIVDNSATAAKAADGSDKLPSLRIVGGGESKETVSIFKDGKTAEYQMVLSVNAQVLVRGHDLYPLTVRVYRSFFDNPLTALAKDAEQDMIRQEMRDQAAQQLVRKLLSVHAAELQNNDNRMNAEVAAPKVQSANDFNSVSTDTTVPTTAIKSTGSISAQ; from the coding sequence GTGCGACATCGTACTATGACGTCGTTGTTAAAAGTTGCTGTTCTGGGGCTGGCGGTTCTTACCGCCGGTTGTGGTTTCCATCTGCGTGGCAACACGTCGGTGCCAACCGAATTCCAGAAAATCACGTTTGACACTAGCGACCCGTATGGCCCACTGTCACGTTCTATTCGTGAACAGCTCCGTCTAAGCGGTATTACTATCGTCGATCCTAAAGCTGACGACTCGAAAACGACGGGCTCTGCTAGCAGCACCAGCATCGTGGATAACTCTGCGACGGCGGCAAAAGCGGCCGATGGTTCGGATAAGCTGCCATCACTGCGTATTGTTGGCGGCGGTGAGTCCAAAGAAACCGTGTCAATCTTTAAAGATGGTAAAACGGCTGAATATCAGATGGTGCTGAGTGTCAACGCGCAGGTATTGGTACGTGGACACGATCTCTATCCATTGACCGTACGTGTTTATCGTTCGTTCTTCGACAACCCATTAACTGCACTGGCAAAAGATGCCGAGCAGGATATGATCCGTCAGGAAATGCGCGATCAGGCGGCACAGCAGCTGGTTCGTAAACTGCTTTCTGTTCATGCAGCCGAGTTGCAAAACAACGACAATCGCATGAATGCTGAAGTGGCTGCGCCAAAGGTGCAAAGTGCCAATGACTTTAATTCAGTCAGCACTGATACCACTGTGCCAACCACCGCGATTAAATCTACAGGCAGTATTAGCGCACAATGA